In Curtobacterium sp. MCPF17_002, one genomic interval encodes:
- a CDS encoding phosphatase domain-containing protein → MPDPTPHEPSLAEPILHRAARIEDAVQEFREQRARRRGLVPTVIPYTGYGAPGWIRVLCRVLLTRRGLASDASFYGVRGWKSFTSVAVDDAEVTITAGGTTHVVQSDRGGVVDTIVPIDLEPGWQTIKLSAGGMRDVEADVFIVHPDTRFGLLSDIDDTVMVTSLPRPMLAAWNSFVLTEHGRRPVPGMSVLYERVLAQHPGAPTVYLSTGAWNVAPTLQRFLSRNLYPSGTLLLTDWGPTHDRFFRSGQLHKQENLERLAKDFPDVQWLLVGDDGQHDESLYGDFARAHPENVAGVAIRQLSTSEAVLAGGRSRAQERSRESSAPWVYAPDGAGIWSELTRVGLAQADPADPH, encoded by the coding sequence ATGCCCGACCCGACGCCCCATGAACCGTCGTTGGCCGAGCCGATCCTCCACCGTGCCGCACGCATCGAGGACGCCGTCCAGGAGTTCCGTGAACAGCGGGCCCGACGCCGCGGACTCGTGCCGACCGTGATCCCGTACACCGGGTACGGCGCTCCCGGGTGGATCCGCGTCCTCTGCCGCGTCCTGCTCACCCGGCGCGGCCTGGCGTCGGACGCCTCGTTCTACGGCGTGCGCGGGTGGAAGAGCTTCACGAGCGTCGCCGTCGACGACGCCGAGGTCACGATCACGGCCGGCGGCACCACCCACGTGGTGCAGTCCGACCGGGGCGGCGTGGTCGACACCATCGTCCCGATCGACCTCGAGCCCGGCTGGCAGACCATCAAGCTCTCCGCCGGGGGCATGCGCGACGTCGAGGCGGACGTCTTCATCGTGCACCCGGACACCCGCTTCGGCCTGCTGTCCGACATCGACGACACCGTGATGGTGACCTCGCTCCCCCGCCCGATGCTCGCCGCGTGGAACTCGTTCGTCCTCACCGAGCACGGCCGTCGTCCCGTCCCCGGCATGTCGGTGCTCTACGAACGCGTGCTCGCCCAGCACCCCGGCGCGCCGACGGTGTACCTCTCCACCGGCGCCTGGAACGTCGCACCGACCCTGCAGCGCTTCCTCAGCCGGAACCTCTACCCGTCCGGCACCCTGCTCCTCACCGACTGGGGTCCCACGCACGACCGGTTCTTCCGCAGCGGGCAGCTCCACAAACAGGAGAACCTCGAGCGGCTCGCGAAGGACTTCCCGGACGTGCAGTGGCTGCTCGTCGGCGACGACGGGCAGCACGACGAGTCGCTGTACGGCGACTTCGCGCGGGCGCACCCCGAGAACGTCGCCGGCGTCGCCATCCGGCAGCTCTCCACGAGCGAGGCCGTCCTGGCCGGTGGCCGCTCGCGCGCGCAGGAACGCTCCCGCGAGTCGTCCGCGCCGTGGGTCTACGCCCCGGACGGTGCCGGCATCTGGTCCGAGCTCACCCGCGTCGGGCTGGCCCAGGCCGACCCCGCCGACCCGCACTGA
- a CDS encoding TetR/AcrR family transcriptional regulator: MLVTEVPNALPGGSSLLRNEPVQARSSARLSGLLDAAAAVIDEIGFERLTTAMVAERAVASIGTVYRYFPDRIAVVEALAIRSTQRLAERFVSTLAESDAATWQDACDALIDVTAEMYRTEPGFRAIRFGDAADTGTGDSEDRMAALGGTVAQILHERFGLPAGERMARTWVVLAESAHAVLARAHRDPSHPDTALVEEYRTMSRTHLEAVIAAS; the protein is encoded by the coding sequence GTGCTCGTCACCGAGGTACCGAACGCACTACCGGGGGGATCATCACTGCTCAGGAACGAGCCGGTCCAAGCCCGTAGTTCGGCGCGCCTCTCGGGCCTCCTGGACGCCGCCGCCGCGGTGATCGACGAGATCGGGTTCGAGCGCCTGACCACCGCGATGGTCGCCGAGCGGGCCGTGGCCTCCATCGGCACCGTCTACCGCTACTTCCCGGACCGCATCGCCGTCGTCGAAGCACTCGCGATCCGCAGCACCCAGCGTCTCGCCGAGCGGTTCGTCAGCACCCTGGCGGAGAGCGACGCGGCGACCTGGCAGGACGCCTGCGACGCGCTGATCGACGTCACCGCGGAGATGTACCGCACCGAGCCGGGCTTCCGCGCGATCCGCTTCGGCGACGCGGCGGACACCGGCACCGGCGACTCCGAGGACCGCATGGCCGCGCTCGGGGGCACGGTCGCGCAGATCCTGCACGAACGGTTCGGCCTGCCGGCCGGTGAGCGGATGGCCCGGACCTGGGTCGTCCTCGCCGAGTCCGCGCACGCCGTCCTCGCCCGCGCCCACCGCGACCCGTCGCATCCGGACACCGCCCTGGTCGAGGAGTACCGGACGATGAGCCGGACCCACCTCGAAGCGGTGATCGCCGCCTCCTGA
- a CDS encoding ATP-binding cassette domain-containing protein: MIEFRSVRKTYPDGTNAVDDFSLVIPSRTTTVFVGSSGCGKTTLLRMINRMVDPSAGAVEIDGEDVSGVDPVQLRRRIGYVMQNAGLLPHRKVADNIATVPLLTGVSKSEARVRALELMDTVGLDRAFADRYPSQLSGGQQQRVGVARGLAVDPNILLMDEPFGAVDPLVRNDLQDELIRLQRELGKTVVFVTHDIDEAFKLGDQVVILKKGGEIAQLGTPAEILAEPADDFVANFIGAGRGRRALRVEQTPTGPIVVDGEGRAAGVLTGPVQVVDAAEAVPQQQVGNA, translated from the coding sequence ATGATCGAGTTCCGCTCGGTACGCAAGACCTACCCGGACGGCACCAACGCGGTCGACGACTTCAGTCTCGTCATCCCGTCGCGGACCACGACGGTCTTCGTCGGGTCGAGCGGCTGCGGCAAGACCACGTTGCTCCGCATGATCAACCGGATGGTCGACCCGAGCGCGGGCGCCGTCGAGATCGACGGCGAAGACGTCTCCGGCGTCGACCCGGTGCAGCTCCGCCGCAGGATCGGCTACGTGATGCAGAACGCCGGGTTGCTCCCGCACCGCAAGGTCGCCGACAACATCGCGACCGTGCCGCTGCTGACCGGGGTCTCCAAGTCCGAGGCCCGTGTGCGCGCGCTCGAGCTGATGGACACCGTGGGCCTCGACCGTGCCTTCGCGGACCGGTACCCCTCGCAGCTCTCCGGCGGCCAGCAGCAGCGTGTCGGTGTCGCCCGCGGTCTCGCGGTGGACCCGAACATCCTCCTCATGGACGAGCCGTTCGGCGCCGTCGACCCGCTCGTGCGCAACGACCTGCAGGACGAGCTCATCCGGCTCCAGCGCGAGCTCGGCAAGACGGTCGTCTTCGTGACGCACGACATCGACGAGGCCTTCAAGCTCGGCGACCAGGTCGTCATCCTCAAGAAGGGCGGCGAGATCGCCCAGCTCGGCACGCCGGCGGAGATCCTCGCCGAGCCCGCCGACGACTTCGTCGCGAACTTCATCGGCGCCGGCCGTGGTCGTCGCGCCCTCCGGGTCGAGCAGACCCCCACCGGTCCGATCGTCGTCGACGGCGAGGGCCGCGCCGCCGGGGTGCTCACCGGGCCCGTCCAGGTGGTCGACGCGGCCGAGGCCGTGCCGCAGCAGCAGGTGGGCAACGCGTGA
- a CDS encoding ABC transporter permease subunit: MNWVLGNLDTITSNLIAHVWLSIPPIVISFVLSVPIGLLVSRLRKRRGAARATGSTIVVVASLLYTVPALPLFLVLPAILGTSYLDPVNVVIAMTIFGVALMARSSADAIDAVDADVVSASEALGYSPAQRFARVEFPLAGPVLLAGIRVVSVSTVSLVTVGALIGIPNLGFLLTDGLKRGISAEILTGIVLTIVLALVFDLLLVAIGRLVMPWTRGSGRTARRFRRSAADDVRTAEVSA; this comes from the coding sequence GTGAACTGGGTCCTCGGGAACCTCGACACGATCACCTCGAACCTGATCGCGCACGTCTGGCTGTCGATCCCGCCGATCGTGATCAGCTTCGTGCTCTCCGTCCCGATCGGCCTGCTCGTGTCCCGCCTCCGGAAGCGTCGCGGGGCCGCGCGGGCGACGGGTTCGACGATCGTCGTGGTCGCGAGCCTGCTGTACACGGTCCCGGCGCTGCCCCTCTTCCTCGTCCTGCCCGCGATCCTCGGCACCAGCTACCTCGACCCGGTGAACGTCGTCATCGCCATGACGATCTTCGGTGTCGCGCTGATGGCGCGCTCGTCCGCGGACGCCATCGACGCGGTGGACGCCGACGTCGTGAGCGCGTCCGAGGCTCTCGGCTACTCGCCGGCGCAGCGGTTCGCCCGCGTGGAGTTCCCGCTCGCCGGCCCGGTGCTGCTCGCCGGCATCCGGGTCGTGTCGGTGTCGACGGTCAGCCTCGTCACGGTGGGGGCCCTCATCGGCATCCCGAACCTCGGCTTCCTGCTGACCGACGGCCTCAAGCGCGGCATCAGCGCCGAGATCCTCACCGGCATCGTCCTGACGATCGTGCTCGCGCTCGTGTTCGACCTGCTCCTGGTCGCCATCGGCCGCCTCGTGATGCCCTGGACCCGGGGGAGCGGGCGCACCGCTCGTCGCTTCCGGCGGTCCGCAGCCGACGACGTCCGCACCGCGGAGGTGTCCGCATGA
- a CDS encoding ABC transporter permease: protein MNLFAQGIAWIFDPANNVGSNAIGVRLWEHVWITLLAVAIAVVIAVPLGLLIGHTGKGRSIAVGVSGGIRALPTLGVLTLLALALGLGLGAPLIALVVLAIPSVLAGAYSGVEAIDRVIIDAAKAQGMTPWQILVKVEIPLALPLIVGGIRAAVLQVVATATLVAYINAGGLGGYAFSGIANQDYAEVLGGSIVVIALAIAFEIVFAALQRLAVPAGVSAGSARQSRRSTSSSAPRASTPVEGTHS from the coding sequence ATGAACCTCTTCGCACAGGGCATCGCCTGGATCTTCGACCCCGCGAACAACGTCGGCAGCAACGCCATCGGCGTCCGGCTGTGGGAGCACGTCTGGATCACGCTCCTCGCCGTCGCGATCGCGGTGGTCATCGCGGTGCCGCTGGGGCTCCTCATCGGGCACACCGGCAAGGGGCGGTCGATCGCGGTCGGCGTCTCCGGCGGGATCCGCGCCCTGCCGACACTCGGCGTGCTGACCCTGCTCGCGCTGGCGCTCGGCCTCGGGCTCGGCGCACCGCTCATCGCGCTCGTCGTCCTCGCGATCCCCTCGGTCCTCGCCGGGGCGTACTCCGGCGTCGAGGCCATCGACCGGGTGATCATCGACGCCGCGAAGGCGCAGGGCATGACGCCGTGGCAGATCCTCGTCAAGGTCGAGATCCCGCTCGCCCTGCCGCTCATCGTCGGTGGCATCCGTGCCGCGGTCCTGCAGGTCGTGGCCACCGCGACCCTCGTCGCCTACATCAACGCCGGAGGGCTCGGCGGCTACGCCTTCTCCGGCATCGCCAATCAGGACTACGCGGAGGTGCTCGGCGGTTCCATCGTGGTGATCGCCCTCGCCATCGCGTTCGAGATCGTCTTCGCCGCACTGCAGCGGCTCGCCGTCCCCGCGGGTGTCTCCGCCGGCTCGGCGCGCCAGTCGCGACGGAGCACCAGCAGCTCAGCACCCCGAGCATCAACCCCTGTGGAAGGAACCCACTCGTGA
- a CDS encoding ABC transporter substrate-binding protein, which translates to MITATTRRLAATIAVASAAAIALAGCSSSDPLSSGSGSGDSKTIVVGSQAYPSNEIIAELYAQELQHAGFTVKKQLNIGQRKAYWPEVSKGSINVFPEYNGNLLNYLLQADGKDTTTETTTAGINSALKDTLPSGVKALPSADASDADTYTVTQATADKYDLKSIADLSKIGGTISIAANPEFATAAYGPKGLKEKYGITGEVNQQNDSGGPLTIKAIQDGDSQVADIYSASASIKTDKLVTLEDPEHLVPANNVTPIVSKGLDSKAADAIEKVNKLLTTDVLIELNRQNSVDEKSAASVAKSFLQDNDLL; encoded by the coding sequence GTGATCACAGCAACCACCCGGCGCCTCGCCGCGACGATCGCCGTCGCGTCCGCTGCCGCCATCGCCCTGGCGGGCTGCTCCTCGAGCGACCCGCTCTCCTCCGGCTCCGGCAGCGGTGACTCGAAGACCATCGTGGTGGGTTCGCAGGCGTACCCGTCGAACGAGATCATCGCCGAGCTCTACGCCCAGGAACTCCAGCACGCGGGCTTCACCGTCAAGAAGCAGCTCAACATCGGCCAGCGCAAGGCCTACTGGCCCGAGGTCTCGAAGGGGAGCATCAACGTCTTCCCCGAGTACAACGGCAACCTGCTCAACTACCTGCTCCAGGCGGACGGCAAGGACACCACCACGGAGACCACGACGGCGGGCATCAACTCCGCCCTCAAGGACACCCTGCCGTCCGGCGTCAAGGCGCTCCCCTCGGCGGACGCGTCCGACGCCGACACCTACACGGTGACCCAGGCCACGGCCGACAAGTACGACCTCAAGTCGATCGCCGACCTGTCGAAGATCGGTGGCACGATCTCGATCGCCGCCAACCCGGAGTTCGCGACGGCCGCCTACGGTCCCAAGGGCCTCAAGGAGAAGTACGGCATCACCGGCGAGGTCAACCAGCAGAACGACTCGGGCGGTCCGCTGACGATCAAGGCCATCCAGGACGGTGACTCGCAGGTCGCGGACATCTACTCGGCCAGCGCCTCGATCAAGACCGACAAGCTCGTCACCCTCGAGGACCCGGAGCACCTGGTGCCGGCGAACAACGTCACGCCGATCGTGTCGAAGGGCCTCGACTCGAAGGCGGCGGACGCCATCGAGAAGGTGAACAAGCTCCTCACGACCGACGTGCTCATCGAGCTCAACCGTCAGAACTCGGTCGACGAGAAGTCGGCGGCCTCGGTCGCCAAGTCGTTCCTGCAGGACAACGACCTGCTGTAG